The following coding sequences are from one Diachasmimorpha longicaudata isolate KC_UGA_2023 chromosome 6, iyDiaLong2, whole genome shotgun sequence window:
- the LOC135163516 gene encoding uncharacterized protein LOC135163516 gives MPNVGGPKQRSRALLASVATSVMTYAIPIWAKALQVKETRRKLAAGHRLRALRVASAFRTVSESTIEVIAGKMPIEIIAQERVELYRRKNAGVAEATLGPTDATREGAPEADEVRAESFANWQVLWQHGEVNPKKNPPATPAGATPGGAGGRYISFPS, from the exons ATGCCTAATGTTGGCGGGCCTAAGCAAAGGAGTAGAGCACTGTTGGCGTCGGTGGCAACGTCGGTAATGACGTATGCCATCCCTATATGGGCGAAGGCCCTGCAGGTTAAGGAGACCAGGCGTAAGTTGGCAGCTGGCCACAGACTGAGGGCCCTAAGGGTAGCCAGCGCTTTCCGCACGGTATCGGAGAGTACCATCGAGGTGATTGCCGGTAAAATGCCGATAGAAATTATAGCGCAGGAGCGCGTGGAGTTATACCGGCGGAAGAACGCAGGAGTAGCGGAAGCAACGCTTGGACCCACCGATGCGACCCGTGAAGGAGCTCCGGAAGCGGATGAGGTTAGAGCTGAGAGCTTTGCCAACTGGCAG GTCCTCTGGCAGCACGGTGAGGTGAATCCGAAAAAAAACCCACCGGCAACACCCGCCGGGGCGACGCCGGGCGGGGCGGGGGGACGCTATATAAGCTTCCcgtcttga
- the LOC135163387 gene encoding uncharacterized protein LOC135163387, with amino-acid sequence MFEEKEDFKGFIFRQFSRCLPGKTINEKKKFSDHSRTVNSEICDERTVSNKKVLSYSDTQEESAHYSQKPQQRSQPSPSSTTNKTGSYDDLSESLSSKERKDSEKLTFRRKERFSATPFGRPLQSRNRPIPMTFPRSKSSLDFSDHVATSRRNSDQSVDFSKYLRNLTSALGQVQGLLVKVHDGQQGIKDLLADPRNVRGEYQPIATLKDYYCEDINKFQQFNKKLEEERDFREKIGRFYMFLFDGLCKNFKVFNLCVFFSPLRWSVSLIQNIH; translated from the exons ATGTTTGAAGAGAAAGAAGACTTTAAAGGTTTCATCTTCCGACAGTTCAGTCGATGCTTACCAGGAAAGAcgatcaacgaaaaaaaaaagttttctgaTCATTCACGTACTGTGAATTCTGAAATTTGTGATGAAAGAACTGTCTCAAATAAAAAGGTACTCAGTTATTCTGACACACAGGAAGAATCTGCACACTATTCTCAAAAACCACAGCAACGATCACAGCCCTCGCCTTCAAGCACTACAA ATAAAACAGGATCTTATGATGACTTATCAGAATCTTTGAGCTCAAAGGAACGCAAGGACTCAGAGAAATTAACTTTTAGAAGAAAAGAGCGTTTTTCGGCTACTCCCTTCGGTAGACCCCTCCAATCGCGAAACAGACCCATTCCAATGACGTTTCCTCGCTCAAAGTCATCATTGGACTTTTCTGATCATGTAGCAACTTCACGAAGAAATTCTGATCAGTCAGTTGacttttccaaatatttgCGTAACTTGACATCAGCGTTAGGCCAGGTACAAGGACTACTGGTTAAAGTTCATGACGGCCAGCAAGGGATCAAGGATTTATTGGCTGATCCTCGGAATGTCCGGGGAGAGTACCAACCAATTGCCACATTGAAAGATTACTATTGTGAGGATATCAACAAATTCCagcagttcaataaaaaattggaagaaGAACGTgattttcgtgaaaaaattggaagatTTTACATGTTTCTTTTTGATGGCCTCTGCAAAAATTTCAAGGTTTTCAATTTATGTGTATTTTTCAGTCCATTGCGATGGTCAGTAAGCttaattcaaaatattcattga